The Streptomyces luteogriseus genome includes a window with the following:
- a CDS encoding DUF397 domain-containing protein, producing MRNTPEWYKSSYSGGSGGDCLEIADGHRALIPVRDSKNPEGPKLVFRAAAWSAFVENLKGERA from the coding sequence ATGAGGAACACGCCTGAGTGGTACAAGTCCAGCTACAGCGGCGGCAGCGGCGGCGACTGCCTGGAAATAGCCGACGGCCACCGCGCCCTCATCCCTGTTCGCGACTCCAAGAACCCCGAAGGCCCGAAGCTCGTGTTCCGTGCCGCCGCCTGGTCCGCTTTCGTCGAGAACCTCAAGGGCGAGAGGGCCTGA
- a CDS encoding helix-turn-helix domain-containing protein: MPGSRDLDPSSSPRALLGAELRHAREKAGLSQEELGQRLFVSGSFIGQLEAGTRRLQAEYARLLDEELGTGDFFQRNCGAAAKSKYPEHFAEAAEAEAAATEIRQFAPLLIPGLLQTPAYARAVFRAYRPTAPEAVIEELVAARMDRARILDDPTSPLLWMVIDEAALRRETGGREVMAGALRHVTALIRRNRIIVQVLPFGAGAHASMEGSMKLMDFDDAPPLLYFEGVGTGRLEDDPATVHHQRRTFQLLTACALSPDGSLALIEDIAQDCGHEEHA; the protein is encoded by the coding sequence ATGCCCGGTTCCAGGGACCTCGACCCGTCCTCCTCCCCTCGAGCCCTCCTGGGCGCCGAACTCCGCCACGCCCGCGAGAAGGCCGGGCTCAGCCAGGAGGAACTGGGGCAACGGCTGTTCGTGAGCGGGTCGTTCATCGGGCAGTTGGAGGCCGGGACGCGGAGGCTGCAGGCGGAGTACGCCCGTTTGCTGGACGAGGAGTTGGGGACGGGGGACTTCTTCCAGCGGAACTGCGGGGCGGCGGCGAAGTCGAAGTATCCGGAGCACTTCGCGGAGGCGGCGGAAGCGGAGGCGGCAGCTACGGAAATCAGGCAGTTCGCGCCGCTCCTCATTCCCGGGCTGCTGCAAACCCCCGCGTACGCACGGGCTGTGTTCCGCGCGTACCGGCCCACAGCACCGGAGGCAGTGATCGAGGAGTTGGTGGCCGCCCGGATGGACAGGGCCCGCATCCTCGACGATCCAACAAGCCCGTTGTTGTGGATGGTGATTGACGAGGCCGCACTACGGAGGGAGACCGGTGGGCGAGAGGTCATGGCAGGAGCGCTACGCCATGTCACAGCCCTGATCCGCAGGAACCGGATCATCGTGCAGGTGTTGCCGTTCGGCGCGGGAGCCCACGCGTCGATGGAGGGCTCCATGAAGCTGATGGATTTCGACGACGCGCCTCCGTTGCTCTACTTCGAGGGAGTCGGCACGGGACGACTGGAGGACGACCCGGCAACCGTCCACCACCAGCGGCGCACTTTCCAGCTCCTCACCGCCTGCGCCCTCTCCCCGGACGGATCCCTGGCTCTCATCGAAGACATCGCGCAGGATTGCGGCCATGAGGAACACGCCTGA
- the murQ gene encoding N-acetylmuramic acid 6-phosphate etherase produces the protein MTSTSHPRDLRTELESLTTEAFRPELADIDRLPTLDIARLMNGEDATVAGAVAARLPQIAAAIDAVAERMARGGRLVYAGAGTAGRLGILDASECPPTFNTDPSRVVGLIAGGPDAVVTSVEGAEDSRALARTDLETLAPTPDDTVVGISASGRTPYAIGAVEHARARGCLTIGLACNPGSPLAAAADHGIEIVVGPELLTGSTRLKSGTAQKLVLNMLSTITMIRLGKTYGNLMVDVRASNDKLRARSHRIVALATGAGDKEIEDALTATDGEVKNAILTILADVDGPTAARLLAESDGHLRAALAASG, from the coding sequence ATGACCTCCACCTCCCACCCCCGTGATCTCAGGACCGAGTTGGAGTCCCTGACCACCGAGGCCTTCCGACCGGAGCTCGCGGACATCGACCGGCTGCCCACCCTCGACATCGCCCGGCTGATGAACGGCGAGGACGCCACCGTGGCCGGGGCGGTCGCGGCGCGGCTGCCGCAGATCGCCGCCGCGATCGACGCCGTCGCGGAGCGGATGGCCCGGGGCGGGCGTCTGGTCTACGCGGGCGCGGGCACGGCGGGCCGGCTGGGCATCCTGGATGCCTCCGAGTGCCCGCCCACGTTCAACACCGATCCCTCCCGGGTCGTCGGCCTGATCGCGGGCGGCCCGGACGCCGTGGTCACCTCGGTCGAGGGCGCGGAGGACTCCCGGGCCCTGGCGAGGACCGACCTGGAGACCCTCGCCCCGACCCCCGACGACACGGTGGTCGGCATCTCCGCCTCCGGCCGCACCCCGTACGCCATCGGCGCCGTCGAGCACGCCCGGGCCCGCGGCTGCCTCACCATCGGCCTCGCCTGCAACCCCGGCAGCCCGCTCGCAGCCGCCGCCGACCACGGCATCGAGATCGTCGTGGGCCCCGAACTGCTCACCGGCTCCACCCGCCTGAAGTCCGGCACGGCGCAGAAGCTCGTCCTCAACATGCTGTCGACGATCACGATGATCCGGCTGGGCAAGACCTACGGGAACCTGATGGTCGACGTCCGCGCCTCGAACGACAAGCTCCGCGCCCGCTCCCACCGCATCGTCGCCCTCGCCACCGGCGCCGGGGACAAGGAGATCGAGGACGCCCTCACGGCCACCGACGGCGAGGTGAAGAACGCCATCCTCACGATCCTGGCCGACGTGGACGGCCCGACGGCGGCCAGACTCCTGGCGGAGTCCGACGGTCATCTGCGGGCGGCCCTGGCGGCGAGCGGCTGA
- a CDS encoding MurR/RpiR family transcriptional regulator produces the protein MTRDVKEIFARERGGPSGASGAPPAPAALAAKVRTLGPSMTRSMQRVAEAVAGDPAGCAALTVTGLAELTGTSEATVVRTARLLGYPGYRDLRLALAGLAAQQQSGRAPAITTDIAVDDPIADVVAKLAYDEQQTLADTAAGLDTVQLGAAVTALTAARRTDVYGVGASGLVAQDLTQKLLRIGLMAHSHSDPHLAVTNAVQLRAGDVAIAITHSGSTGDVIEPLRVAFERGATTVAITGRPNGPVTQYADHVLTTSTARESELRPAAMSSRTGQLLVVDCLFVGVAQRTYEKAAPALSASYEALAHRHRS, from the coding sequence GTGACCCGAGACGTGAAGGAAATTTTCGCCCGCGAGCGTGGCGGCCCCTCGGGCGCGAGCGGCGCCCCGCCCGCCCCGGCCGCCCTCGCGGCCAAGGTCCGCACGCTGGGCCCGTCGATGACGCGGTCCATGCAGCGCGTCGCCGAGGCCGTGGCGGGCGACCCGGCCGGCTGCGCGGCCCTCACGGTCACCGGCCTCGCCGAGCTCACCGGCACCAGCGAGGCGACCGTCGTACGCACCGCCCGCCTGCTGGGCTATCCGGGTTACCGGGACCTGCGCCTGGCCCTCGCCGGTCTCGCCGCGCAGCAGCAGTCGGGCCGCGCCCCCGCCATCACCACGGACATCGCGGTGGACGACCCGATCGCCGACGTGGTCGCCAAGCTCGCCTACGACGAGCAGCAGACCCTCGCCGACACCGCCGCCGGCCTCGACACCGTCCAGCTGGGCGCGGCCGTCACCGCCCTGACCGCGGCTCGCCGCACCGATGTGTACGGCGTCGGTGCGTCCGGCCTGGTCGCCCAGGACCTCACGCAGAAGCTGCTGCGCATAGGGCTGATGGCGCACTCCCACAGCGACCCGCACCTCGCCGTCACCAACGCCGTGCAACTGCGCGCGGGCGACGTCGCGATCGCCATCACGCACTCCGGGTCGACCGGGGACGTCATCGAGCCGCTGCGGGTCGCCTTCGAGCGCGGGGCGACGACGGTGGCGATCACCGGCCGCCCGAACGGCCCGGTCACGCAGTACGCCGACCACGTCCTCACCACGTCCACCGCACGCGAGAGCGAGCTGCGCCCGGCGGCCATGTCGTCCCGGACCGGGCAGCTCCTCGTGGTGGACTGCCTGTTCGTGGGGGTGGCGCAGCGGACGTACGAGAAGGCGGCGCCCGCGCTGTCGGCGTCGTACGAGGCGCTGGCCCACCGGCACCGTTCCTGA
- a CDS encoding DUF4031 domain-containing protein, producing MTIYIDPPTWPGHGRLWSHLVSDVSYDELHAFAAGLGVPRRAFERDHYDIPDQRYADAVRAGAVEVSSREVVRLLHAAGLRRPKGRYPSPGSRSS from the coding sequence GTGACGATCTACATCGACCCGCCGACCTGGCCCGGCCACGGCCGCCTGTGGTCCCACCTCGTCAGCGACGTCTCCTACGACGAACTGCACGCCTTCGCCGCCGGCCTCGGCGTCCCCCGCCGGGCCTTCGAACGCGACCACTACGACATCCCCGACCAGCGGTACGCCGACGCGGTGCGGGCCGGGGCGGTGGAGGTCAGCAGCCGCGAGGTGGTGCGGCTGCTGCACGCGGCGGGGCTGCGGCGGCCCAAGGGGCGCTATCCCTCGCCGGGTTCGCGCAGCTCGTAG
- a CDS encoding GNAT family N-acetyltransferase — protein MEQAVAECVGLLGAVTERDWEGVRAGRLEWDCRETAVHIAEDLIAYAGQLAGREQDGYSPFELSMEEDTGNEDVPRVIGTTGALLAAAIRTAPRHVRAFHPYPFRSANREGFAAMGVAEVLLHSHDIAEGLGVPYEPAPELCGFVLTRLFPHVQPGPTPWPTLLWATGRGELDGRAPVTQWRWSNNLVIGTERLTLEGVTPAAAADLSTIGDGGFEWIEGGPMEGTRVGSGLVYKQYEDGVHRPEWGTYALVRREDGRAIGAMGFHGVPDGAGRVEVGYDLVEGARGHGYATEALRALSAWALERDEVRTVVANVERDNLPSQNVLARAGFTQVAEDPEHLTYELREPGEG, from the coding sequence GTGGAGCAGGCCGTCGCCGAGTGCGTGGGCCTGTTGGGGGCGGTCACCGAGCGGGACTGGGAAGGCGTGCGGGCCGGGCGGCTGGAGTGGGACTGCCGGGAGACGGCGGTGCACATCGCCGAGGACCTCATCGCGTACGCGGGGCAGCTGGCGGGGCGGGAGCAGGACGGGTACTCGCCGTTCGAGCTGTCGATGGAGGAGGACACCGGCAACGAGGACGTGCCGCGGGTGATCGGCACGACGGGGGCCCTGCTCGCGGCCGCGATCCGTACCGCCCCGCGGCATGTGCGGGCCTTCCACCCGTACCCGTTCCGCAGCGCGAACCGCGAGGGGTTCGCCGCGATGGGCGTGGCCGAGGTGCTGCTGCACTCGCACGACATCGCCGAGGGGCTCGGCGTGCCGTACGAACCGGCGCCCGAGCTGTGCGGCTTCGTACTCACCCGGCTCTTCCCGCACGTCCAGCCCGGCCCCACCCCGTGGCCGACCCTGCTGTGGGCCACCGGCCGCGGGGAACTGGACGGCCGTGCCCCGGTCACGCAGTGGCGCTGGAGCAACAACCTGGTGATCGGCACCGAGCGGCTCACCCTGGAGGGGGTCACCCCCGCGGCGGCCGCCGACCTGTCCACGATCGGCGACGGCGGCTTCGAGTGGATCGAGGGCGGCCCGATGGAGGGCACCCGGGTCGGAAGCGGGCTGGTGTACAAGCAGTACGAGGACGGCGTCCACCGGCCGGAGTGGGGCACGTACGCGCTGGTCCGGCGCGAGGACGGCCGCGCGATCGGCGCCATGGGCTTCCACGGCGTCCCGGACGGGGCGGGCCGGGTCGAGGTCGGCTACGACCTGGTCGAGGGCGCCCGCGGCCACGGCTACGCCACCGAGGCGCTGCGCGCGCTGTCGGCCTGGGCACTGGAGCGGGACGAGGTGCGGACCGTGGTCGCGAACGTCGAGCGGGACAATCTGCCGTCGCAGAACGTGCTCGCGCGGGCCGGCTTCACCCAGGTCGCCGAGGACCCCGAGCACCTGACCTACGAGCTGCGCGAACCCGGCGAGGGATAG
- a CDS encoding HD domain-containing protein → MPQHKALLIGASDYDDPRIQDLPFVRDDLQRVRDVLVERGFQSAEIVESKRGITPNTVNGRIRGFLRDAGQGDTLLILLSGHGQHFEGKDFLIPEDATFDVGVFAESCIEIGWERELEDSSAAHVVFLVDACREGIDRDTMAAPPGVQPWPRRKVANALRRKVAYVHACTAPQFALFVGEKETVRPGFDAGTQPGESFSLFSRALADTIAADPHALRLREFAARIQTRVEELHRAYGKTRAPQQVTVVTETAATSGGVDFPLLPGPDRHTEAHPWIRSAERHPIWQRTPEGPARRHLQETCAALATRLASAYEGAAHALRDDPWHDAELARRTHDRLGFLTGRLADGVLLSPTEAALAVLLPLVEQTFWTQEAAQRVGVLGTDGCATGPDHTRFRKFGQGFPRLRRRLLTLHDKPAARDSVERIRWWLFHRWLIQQPELYAAEALKSLLGEVPSGSDQPQWAADALSADRLMRLLKEHRTAPFSVRRTVTRPASGTHHEEHDVIAAATGDEHEVRAPLVSALLKAASAMAVDPVDLPEIVVEHIGIYDSVDLGDLLTTVRRSDWRHSGVGRSLNAVCTHPAVQIALREHATRVDALLREINRGDNPALAALGALPPYADGSRVRLDGNTPDQFSDGIRFQLAEDRVQELLMGEQLYGDRELAVRELYQNALDALRYRDCRTQYLQRTGQPTDSFEGRIEFVQGVGSDGRPYLECRDNGIGMGITELGSVFAQGGTRFVDLPEYIEEQVAWSELPDPKLRLYPNSRFGIGVLSYFMLADEIVVRTCRMGRDGRPGRLLQVTIAGPGNLFRVEDLGEGIEPGTAVRLLLSRQGKHVSCVDALQRLLWVAPYRTSAVHGSREHSWMPGELSRTALARELSKRKPSRRHGSHVCIDSDSPDLWWIRAKGIILSDGLLTDSERLRSSRLPYGIVVNLHGAHAPVLTVDRRRARSFDAGHVRAVMTRAAPSLTRPGLPLFTVGWLTEVSASTLEFGDLVAEHALHADLELRVGDVSLPFSKVGFFLPDRGLLPLVTGSYPEDHTSHAAQFFRTMPSPVLRWRLRALYRAASGESASLPGTAPSDELSARPSDLLLLSRGYARFPRWDLTYRNWRTDSTLAHPVNKLSSLFRWKDPAERIRTAEVFRLSQCSKHPPAEVAARLTALGYQVEPLSGCAHADCDDLPLLRQIGDRSGWLTPDSVLSATQVCVSAVRRDCSTREAAERLHELGFTVPADLPVRLRWTDEERSIISTLWASHATPPAAPEAALSVSQAQLASVAHSIDMTIGQIVEFLSELGFLLPPDASAFPEPTVDDQALLFSSGQRPWVDQEVSLLYMSAVAHRVDRPVHEVAARLRELGFAAAPVPDDEGQLPSPEEIALVNPNVILDSSRPLPLSTVFGSAEEADIPLSEAIDLYTSWGFQCSVSSRVVSRTSDRLSALLLFSRVPDPASLGPVSPATLHAVDETSATTSLVDFGYDVVSPSAVWLRECERGKDLLQYLTAENHSPSAPHPEDPPLSLVTLTVVAMSAARTLRETALKATELGMRHEIEDWFPEPENPSPPSPTPS, encoded by the coding sequence ATGCCTCAGCACAAGGCGCTGCTCATCGGGGCAAGCGATTACGACGACCCGCGCATCCAGGACTTGCCGTTCGTCCGCGACGACCTCCAGCGGGTCCGGGACGTGCTGGTCGAGCGCGGGTTCCAGTCGGCGGAGATCGTCGAGAGCAAGCGCGGCATCACCCCGAACACCGTCAACGGCCGCATTCGCGGTTTCCTGCGCGACGCCGGCCAGGGCGACACCCTGCTGATCCTGCTCAGCGGCCACGGCCAGCACTTCGAGGGCAAGGACTTCTTGATCCCGGAGGACGCCACTTTCGACGTCGGGGTGTTCGCCGAGAGTTGCATCGAGATCGGCTGGGAGCGTGAGCTGGAGGACTCTTCGGCGGCCCATGTCGTCTTCCTCGTCGACGCCTGCCGCGAGGGCATCGACCGCGACACCATGGCGGCACCGCCCGGCGTGCAGCCCTGGCCCCGGCGCAAGGTCGCCAACGCGCTGCGGCGCAAGGTGGCCTACGTGCACGCCTGCACAGCACCCCAATTCGCGCTGTTCGTCGGCGAGAAGGAGACGGTCCGGCCGGGCTTCGACGCCGGTACGCAGCCGGGTGAGTCGTTCAGCCTCTTCTCCCGCGCCCTCGCCGACACCATCGCGGCGGACCCCCACGCCCTGCGTCTGCGCGAGTTCGCCGCGCGGATCCAGACCCGGGTAGAGGAGCTGCACCGCGCCTACGGCAAGACCCGCGCACCCCAGCAGGTCACCGTCGTCACGGAGACCGCGGCCACCTCGGGCGGGGTGGACTTCCCTCTGTTGCCGGGGCCCGACCGTCACACCGAGGCCCACCCCTGGATCCGCTCGGCGGAACGGCACCCCATCTGGCAGCGCACCCCTGAGGGCCCCGCACGCCGCCACCTCCAGGAGACGTGCGCAGCCCTGGCGACCCGGCTTGCCTCGGCGTACGAGGGCGCGGCGCACGCGCTGCGCGACGACCCCTGGCACGATGCCGAGCTGGCCCGACGCACCCACGACAGGCTGGGCTTCCTCACCGGCCGGCTGGCTGACGGCGTCCTGCTGTCACCGACCGAGGCCGCGCTGGCGGTCCTGCTGCCCCTGGTCGAGCAGACCTTCTGGACCCAGGAGGCCGCACAGCGCGTCGGCGTGCTCGGCACGGACGGCTGCGCCACCGGTCCAGACCACACCCGCTTCCGTAAGTTCGGCCAGGGCTTCCCACGGCTCAGACGGCGGCTGCTCACCCTGCACGACAAGCCGGCGGCCCGCGACTCCGTAGAGCGGATCCGCTGGTGGCTGTTCCACCGCTGGCTGATCCAGCAGCCGGAGCTGTACGCGGCGGAGGCGCTCAAGTCCCTCCTCGGAGAGGTGCCGAGCGGCTCCGACCAGCCGCAGTGGGCGGCCGACGCGCTCTCCGCGGACCGCCTGATGCGGCTGCTGAAGGAGCACCGCACGGCTCCGTTCTCGGTGCGCCGGACCGTCACCCGCCCCGCGAGCGGCACGCACCACGAGGAGCACGACGTCATCGCCGCCGCCACGGGCGACGAGCACGAGGTGCGCGCCCCCCTGGTATCCGCCCTGCTCAAGGCCGCCTCCGCGATGGCCGTGGACCCCGTCGACCTGCCCGAGATCGTCGTGGAGCACATCGGCATCTACGACAGCGTCGACCTGGGCGACCTCCTGACCACCGTGCGCCGCTCCGACTGGCGCCATTCCGGTGTGGGCCGGTCGCTGAACGCGGTGTGCACCCACCCGGCCGTCCAGATCGCGCTACGGGAGCACGCCACCCGGGTCGATGCTCTCCTCCGCGAGATCAACCGCGGCGACAACCCGGCCCTGGCCGCGCTCGGCGCGCTTCCGCCCTACGCCGACGGCAGTCGGGTACGCCTCGACGGCAACACGCCCGACCAGTTCTCCGACGGCATCCGCTTCCAGCTCGCCGAGGACCGCGTCCAAGAGCTCCTCATGGGCGAACAGCTGTATGGGGACCGGGAGCTGGCGGTCCGCGAGCTGTACCAGAACGCGCTGGACGCGCTGCGCTACCGGGACTGCCGCACGCAATACCTCCAGCGCACGGGACAGCCGACGGATTCCTTCGAAGGCCGGATCGAGTTCGTCCAGGGCGTCGGCTCCGATGGCCGCCCCTATCTGGAATGCCGCGACAACGGCATCGGCATGGGCATCACCGAACTCGGCAGCGTCTTCGCCCAGGGCGGCACCCGCTTCGTCGACCTGCCCGAGTACATCGAGGAACAGGTCGCCTGGAGCGAACTCCCCGACCCCAAGCTCCGCCTGTACCCCAACTCCCGCTTCGGCATCGGCGTCCTGAGCTACTTCATGCTGGCCGACGAGATCGTGGTCCGCACCTGCCGCATGGGGCGCGACGGCCGGCCCGGGCGGCTGCTGCAGGTGACGATCGCGGGGCCGGGGAACCTGTTTCGGGTGGAGGATCTGGGGGAGGGGATCGAGCCGGGGACGGCCGTGCGCTTGCTGCTTTCGCGCCAGGGGAAGCACGTGTCGTGTGTGGATGCGCTGCAGCGGCTGCTGTGGGTGGCGCCCTATCGGACGTCGGCGGTGCACGGGTCCAGGGAGCACAGCTGGATGCCTGGGGAACTCTCCCGCACGGCACTCGCGAGGGAGCTCTCCAAGCGGAAACCGAGTCGCCGGCACGGGAGTCATGTCTGCATCGACTCGGACTCCCCCGACCTCTGGTGGATCCGGGCCAAGGGAATCATCCTGTCGGACGGCTTGCTGACGGACTCGGAAAGGCTCCGCTCGTCGAGGCTCCCCTATGGAATCGTCGTGAATCTGCACGGAGCACACGCGCCCGTGCTCACTGTGGACCGTAGGAGGGCGCGTTCCTTCGATGCGGGCCATGTTCGCGCTGTTATGACCCGCGCCGCACCGAGCCTGACGCGTCCCGGACTCCCTCTCTTCACCGTCGGCTGGTTGACCGAGGTCAGCGCGTCCACCCTCGAATTCGGTGACCTCGTTGCAGAGCACGCGCTGCACGCCGATCTGGAGTTGCGGGTGGGAGACGTCTCACTGCCCTTCAGCAAGGTCGGCTTCTTCCTCCCGGACAGGGGCCTTCTGCCGCTGGTGACCGGCAGCTATCCGGAGGATCACACCTCTCACGCAGCACAGTTCTTCCGCACCATGCCCTCTCCTGTGCTGCGGTGGCGTCTGCGAGCGCTCTACCGGGCCGCGTCGGGGGAGTCCGCATCTCTGCCGGGAACCGCCCCGTCCGACGAACTCAGTGCGCGCCCGTCGGACCTTCTGCTTCTGTCCCGTGGATATGCCCGGTTTCCGCGCTGGGACCTGACGTACAGGAACTGGCGCACCGACTCGACGCTGGCGCACCCCGTGAACAAGCTCAGCTCCCTGTTTCGCTGGAAGGACCCCGCAGAGCGCATCCGCACCGCTGAGGTGTTCAGGCTGAGTCAGTGTTCGAAGCATCCGCCTGCTGAGGTGGCTGCCCGGTTGACCGCCCTGGGGTACCAAGTGGAGCCCCTGTCGGGCTGCGCGCATGCGGACTGTGATGATCTTCCCTTGTTGCGGCAGATCGGCGACCGGTCAGGCTGGCTCACACCCGACTCCGTGCTCTCCGCCACGCAGGTCTGCGTCAGCGCGGTGCGGCGCGACTGCTCCACCCGCGAGGCGGCAGAGCGTCTGCACGAGCTGGGCTTCACCGTTCCGGCGGATCTCCCGGTCCGACTCCGCTGGACCGACGAGGAACGAAGCATCATCAGCACCCTCTGGGCTTCGCACGCCACTCCGCCGGCCGCCCCGGAAGCCGCTCTCTCGGTCTCCCAGGCCCAACTGGCCTCGGTGGCGCACAGTATTGACATGACGATCGGCCAGATCGTCGAGTTCCTTTCGGAACTCGGCTTCCTTCTGCCCCCCGACGCTTCGGCATTCCCCGAGCCGACGGTGGACGACCAGGCCCTCCTCTTTTCCAGCGGCCAGCGTCCGTGGGTGGACCAAGAAGTCTCACTGCTCTACATGAGCGCTGTCGCCCACCGTGTCGACAGGCCGGTGCACGAGGTGGCAGCAAGGCTACGTGAGCTCGGATTTGCGGCAGCGCCTGTCCCCGACGACGAAGGCCAACTGCCCTCACCGGAAGAAATCGCCCTCGTAAACCCGAACGTCATCCTGGACTCGAGCCGCCCGCTGCCCCTGAGCACGGTGTTCGGCAGCGCGGAGGAGGCGGACATTCCCCTGTCCGAGGCCATCGACCTGTACACCTCGTGGGGCTTCCAGTGCTCAGTCAGCTCCAGGGTCGTGTCCCGCACGAGCGACAGGCTTTCCGCCCTGCTCCTGTTCAGCAGGGTTCCCGATCCCGCGTCCCTCGGCCCTGTGTCCCCGGCCACACTTCATGCCGTGGACGAAACAAGTGCCACCACCTCTCTGGTCGATTTCGGCTACGACGTCGTCTCTCCGTCCGCAGTCTGGCTCAGAGAGTGCGAACGGGGGAAAGACCTCCTCCAGTACCTGACCGCCGAGAACCACTCCCCGTCCGCCCCTCACCCGGAAGACCCCCCACTCTCCCTCGTCACCCTGACCGTCGTAGCGATGTCCGCCGCCAGGACGCTCCGGGAGACCGCCCTCAAAGCCACCGAACTCGGCATGCGCCACGAGATCGAGGACTGGTTCCCGGAACCGGAAAACCCGTCGCCCCCTTCGCCCACCCCCTCGTAG
- a CDS encoding Pepco domain-containing protein: MDHTSEPEAIEPSLPFWVTVAEEGDDDSMGLFGNGSGEPALRSVPLGPLRKNLAETVDALQQLFEDAAARGGTLPLAEAQLSFQVTASGGIQLLGTGQMQGTRGLTLVFRRP; encoded by the coding sequence ATGGACCACACCAGCGAACCCGAGGCCATCGAGCCGAGCCTGCCGTTCTGGGTCACCGTCGCCGAGGAGGGCGACGACGACTCCATGGGCCTGTTCGGCAACGGCAGCGGCGAGCCGGCCCTGCGGTCCGTCCCGCTCGGCCCCCTGCGCAAGAACCTCGCCGAGACCGTCGACGCGCTCCAGCAGTTGTTCGAGGACGCCGCGGCCCGGGGAGGCACCCTCCCGCTCGCCGAGGCCCAGCTGTCCTTCCAAGTCACCGCGAGCGGCGGCATCCAGCTCCTCGGCACCGGCCAGATGCAGGGCACCCGTGGACTCACCCTGGTCTTCAGGCGTCCCTGA
- a CDS encoding HD domain-containing protein: MPDLDSPHSLHTRFARTLEAARGPAGGPDPAPYADALLTRWQEPQRRYHTVEHLTAVLDRVDELERYAHDPDVVRLAAWFHDAVYLPDRSENEERSARLAERALAEAGVPDAKTAEVARLVRLTVTHDPADDDPDGQVLCDADLAILASPPSAYAAYTTAVREEYHFVPNDAFREGRAAILRQLLDLPHLFRTPHGAAEWEATARYNLRSELELLEDSPSGPGSAS, from the coding sequence ATGCCCGACCTCGACTCCCCGCACTCCCTGCACACCCGCTTCGCCCGCACCCTGGAAGCGGCCCGCGGCCCGGCCGGCGGCCCGGACCCGGCGCCGTACGCCGACGCCCTGCTCACCCGCTGGCAGGAGCCGCAGCGCCGCTACCACACGGTCGAGCACCTCACGGCGGTCCTGGACCGCGTCGACGAACTGGAGCGGTACGCGCACGACCCGGACGTGGTCCGGCTCGCCGCCTGGTTCCACGACGCGGTCTACCTGCCCGACCGCTCCGAGAACGAGGAACGCTCGGCCCGCCTCGCCGAACGCGCCCTCGCGGAGGCCGGCGTCCCGGACGCGAAGACCGCCGAGGTGGCCCGCCTGGTCCGGCTCACCGTCACCCACGACCCCGCCGACGACGACCCCGACGGCCAGGTCCTGTGCGACGCCGACCTCGCGATCCTCGCCTCGCCCCCGTCGGCGTACGCCGCCTACACCACGGCCGTCCGCGAGGAGTACCACTTCGTCCCCAACGACGCCTTCCGCGAGGGCCGCGCCGCGATCCTGCGCCAACTGCTCGACCTCCCACATCTGTTCAGGACACCCCACGGCGCGGCGGAGTGGGAGGCCACGGCCCGCTACAACCTGCGGTCGGAACTGGAGCTGCTCGAGGATTCGCCCTCCGGCCCAGGCTCCGCGTCCTAG
- a CDS encoding maleylpyruvate isomerase family mycothiol-dependent enzyme, producing the protein MTTPADVPDVRDPEQPGRLLTIEREALIPLLRGRAGEDFARPVAACPGWTVRDVLAHCSAALTRVAEGRFEEGVFSPESNDRDIAERAGWSDAQIVDELERGMGAAGPVIAGAGGKLDGLALGEWVHAGDVREALGEAGAYGGAGLPDALALLARITRERGHVALHADLDDLDEPLRLGESGGERPPGRFIGDGPTLVRLYAGRPVDGVPAFELAGVEAKELNIFG; encoded by the coding sequence ATGACGACTCCTGCTGATGTTCCTGACGTACGGGACCCCGAGCAGCCCGGACGGCTGCTGACGATCGAGCGTGAGGCGCTGATCCCGCTGCTGCGGGGCCGGGCCGGGGAGGATTTCGCGCGGCCCGTCGCCGCGTGTCCGGGCTGGACGGTGCGGGATGTGCTGGCGCACTGCTCGGCCGCGCTCACCCGGGTGGCGGAGGGCAGGTTCGAGGAGGGCGTGTTCTCGCCCGAGTCCAACGACCGGGACATCGCCGAGCGGGCCGGCTGGAGCGACGCGCAGATCGTCGACGAGCTGGAGCGGGGGATGGGCGCCGCCGGGCCCGTGATCGCCGGGGCCGGCGGGAAGCTGGACGGTCTCGCTCTCGGGGAGTGGGTGCACGCCGGTGATGTGCGCGAGGCCCTCGGGGAGGCCGGGGCGTACGGCGGGGCCGGTCTGCCGGACGCGCTCGCGCTGCTCGCCCGGATCACCCGCGAGCGGGGGCATGTGGCGCTGCACGCCGACCTCGACGACCTGGACGAGCCGCTGCGGCTGGGGGAGAGCGGCGGGGAGCGGCCCCCGGGTCGCTTCATCGGGGACGGGCCGACGCTCGTACGGCTGTACGCGGGGCGGCCGGTCGACGGGGTGCCGGCGTTCGAGCTGGCCGGGGTGGAGGCGAAGGAGCTGAACATCTTCGGCTGA